A section of the Bombus terrestris chromosome 2, iyBomTerr1.2, whole genome shotgun sequence genome encodes:
- the LOC100645364 gene encoding post-GPI attachment to proteins factor 6 isoform X1 produces the protein MMSKNIIMLPICYFPRRYLMILQFHVFLILLLFPAKECIMPQSSQEGSLHSFKSYSDVAMFHYTLPKEVLRATWQFAAFMDRQDCPERKVHIYLQWGSYPVISINNDTFPNDMYHKRNHTFRVSAFTTFELKTIATIPVYGPEAGDWFVGAYLSHWDEKVQQQGLSHKCHYSIGSVAVWTQTNGIENIPIGYQQTLRTKKSTSYYKIYVPSGTWNLRVHIWGCNFIVHKSRNVHELCIKNMALKGRSLPVFNHSQSFETGNLTMLGSYTFTESSPYEDSYYYLMIISDSIIEVNVKVVTSECPIRVTEETFAKQYSDTPIFSKALAQLRMKYLTKLHSYHGEDRYNESFYNGDVMKDQFRISDEYFDDPCFPRYQFTRIKYSQISSGFYMLQVDFQNKEWLTSWVMLTDVHPVITQFDILPLIDIGGTLVISAHLETDKIGTRQLIKVILCVQRGRISNRINDNIICENSEMSMILSSSDRHDRTLLIPYPQADTWYISLETTCYFNGNPVGCGMKGIFVSLDIRTRECVFAGNHPCGHHGICQEVHRDILYYTTCKCFEGYKGWGCTDATSANPESSLLITTLILTLSNGFFIPAIYLAVKRGLYTEGLVYLATMLFSSLYHVCDQHVITYCVAKYEVLQYSDFFSSILAFWVTLVAMAEIPIRFVSLCHMFGVLIIAFGVESNKTSLTSILVPLGMGIMIPMGTYAYRCFHLRRLKKPDRIPKLLAGLTLAVVGLLLFSLVETEANYQYVHSAWHMIMAISLIFLLPPSRLEQIGCSGTSSFSDDSELLDYKDIPGSPIFTVTSGQENLVIASN, from the exons ATGATGTCAAAAAATATTATCATGCTTCCGATATGTTATTTTCCAAGGCGATATCTTATGATTCTTCAATTTCACGTCTTTTTAATCTTATTACTTTTCCCAG CTAAAGAATGTATTATGCCGCAATCAAGTCAGGAAGGATCACTACATTCGTTCAAAAGTTATTCAGATGTAGCCATGTTTCATTATACGCTTCCAAAAGAGGTGCTTAGAGCTACTTGGCAGTTTGCAGCATTTATGGATAGGCAAGATTGCCCAGAGAGAAaagtacatat ATACCTGCAATGGGGCAGTTACCCTGTGATATCTATAAATAACGATACATTTCCTAATGATATGTATCATAAACGTAATCATACCTTTAGGGTTTCTGCATTTACAACATTTGAGCTAAAAACCATTGCGACTATACCAGTTTATGGACCAGAAGCTGGAGATTGGTTTGTTGGAGCATATTTGTCTCACTGGGATGAAAAGGTTCAACAGCAG GGACTTAGCCACAAATGCCACTACAGTATAGGTTCTGTAGCCGTATGGACACAAACCAATGGTATTGAAAATATTCCTATTGGTTACCAGCAAACATTAAGAACAAAAAAATCTACTTCTTACTACAA GATATATGTCCCGTCAGGAACATGGAATCTTCGTGTACATATTTGGGGTTGCAATTTTATCGTGCATAAATCTCGTAATGTACATGaactttgtattaaaaatatggCACTAAAAGGGCGTTCTTTGCCCGTTTTCAATCACTCTCAATCATTTGAAACTGGAAATTTAACTATGCTGGGTTCATATACCTTTACAGAATCTTCCCCTTATGAAgatagttattattatttaatgattATTTCGGATAGTATTATTGAAGTAAATGTGAAGGTAGTCACTTCAG AATGCCCAATTAGAGTAACAGAAGAAACTTTTGCAAAACAATATTCAGATACACCTATCTTTTCTAAAGCATTAGCTCAATTGCGcatgaaatatttaacaaaacttCATTCATATCATGGTGAAGATAGATATAATGAATCATTTTATAATGGAGATGTTATGAAAGATCAATTTCGTATATCAGATGAATATTTTGATGATCCATGTTTCCCAAGATATCAGTTTACTAGAATTAAGTACTCACAAATATCTTCAGGGTTCTATATGCTACAG GTTGATTTTCAGAATAAAGAATGGTTAACTTCTTGGGTAATGTTAACTGATGTGCATCCAGTAATAACGCAGTTTGATATTTTGCCATTAATTGATATTGGTGGTACACTTGTTATAAGTGCTCATTTGGAAACGGATAAA ATAGGAACAAGGCAATTAATTAAAGTTATACTTTGCGTTCAGCGTGGGCGAATTTCAAATAGGATTaacgataatattatatgtgaAAATTCCGAAATGTCAATGATCTTGTCTTCATCTGATAGACACGATAGAACATTATTGATACCATATCCACAAGCAGATACTTGGTATATTAGTTTAGAGACAACGTGCTATTTTAATGG AAATCCTGTTGGTTGTGGAATGAAAGGAATTTTCGTATCATTGGATATACGAACTAGGGAATGTGTATTTGCTGGAAATCATCCATGTGGTCATCATGGAATTTGTCAAGAAGTTCATCGTGATATTCTTTATTATACAACATGCAAATGTTTTGAAG GATACAAAGGATGGGGCTGCACCGATGCTACTAGCGCCAATCCAGAATCTTCTCTTCTTATAACAACATTGATACTAACTTTAAGTAATGGTTTCTTCATACCTGCTATATATTTAGCTGTTAAACGCGGATTATATACCGAGGGATTAGTCTATTTGGCAACTATGCTTTTTTCATCTCTGTACCATGTTTGTGATCAACATGTTATAACTTATTGCGTTGCTAAATATGAA gTTTTGCAATACAGTGACTTTTTTTCAAGTATATTAGCATTTTGGGTAACACTTGTTGCAATGGCTGAAATACCGATTCGTTTTGTATCATTATGTCATATGTTTGGAGTTCTTATTATAGCTTTTGGCGTTGAATCCAATAAAACAAGTTTAACTAGTATATTAGTACCACTAGGAATGGGCATTATGATCCCA ATGGGGACATATGCTTATCGTTGTTTTCACTTGAGAAGGTTGAAAAAGCCTGATAGGATCCCAAAGTTATTAGCAGGATTAACACTAGCTGTTGTAGGTTTATTGCTCTTTTCATTAGTTGAGACAGAGGCCAATTATCAG TATGTTCATAGTGCATGGCATATGATAATGGCGATCTCATTGATATTTCTTTTACCACCATCGCGGTTAGAGCAAATTGGCTGTTCGGGTACCAGCTCGTTTAGCGATGACAGTGAATTACTTGATTATAAGGACATACCAGGTAGTCCAATTTTTACGGTAACGAGTGGTCAGGAAAATCTGGTAATTGCATCAAATTGA
- the LOC100645364 gene encoding post-GPI attachment to proteins factor 6 isoform X2: MMSKNIIMLPICYFPRRYLMILQFHVFLILLLFPAKECIMPQSSQEGSLHSFKSYSDVAMFHYTLPKEVLRATWQFAAFMDRQDCPERKVHIYLQWGSYPVISINNDTFPNDMYHKRNHTFRVSAFTTFELKTIATIPVYGPEAGDWFVGAYLSHWDEKVQQQGLSHKCHYSIGSVAVWTQTNGIENIPIGYQQTLRTKKSTSYYKIYVPSGTWNLRVHIWGCNFIVHKSRNVHELCIKNMALKGRSLPVFNHSQSFETGNLTMLGSYTFTESSPYEDSYYYLMIISDSIIEVNVKVVTSECPIRVTEETFAKQYSDTPIFSKALAQLRMKYLTKLHSYHGEDRYNESFYNGDVMKDQFRISDEYFDDPCFPRYQFTRIKYSQISSGFYMLQNKEWLTSWVMLTDVHPVITQFDILPLIDIGGTLVISAHLETDKIGTRQLIKVILCVQRGRISNRINDNIICENSEMSMILSSSDRHDRTLLIPYPQADTWYISLETTCYFNGNPVGCGMKGIFVSLDIRTRECVFAGNHPCGHHGICQEVHRDILYYTTCKCFEGYKGWGCTDATSANPESSLLITTLILTLSNGFFIPAIYLAVKRGLYTEGLVYLATMLFSSLYHVCDQHVITYCVAKYEVLQYSDFFSSILAFWVTLVAMAEIPIRFVSLCHMFGVLIIAFGVESNKTSLTSILVPLGMGIMIPMGTYAYRCFHLRRLKKPDRIPKLLAGLTLAVVGLLLFSLVETEANYQYVHSAWHMIMAISLIFLLPPSRLEQIGCSGTSSFSDDSELLDYKDIPGSPIFTVTSGQENLVIASN, encoded by the exons ATGATGTCAAAAAATATTATCATGCTTCCGATATGTTATTTTCCAAGGCGATATCTTATGATTCTTCAATTTCACGTCTTTTTAATCTTATTACTTTTCCCAG CTAAAGAATGTATTATGCCGCAATCAAGTCAGGAAGGATCACTACATTCGTTCAAAAGTTATTCAGATGTAGCCATGTTTCATTATACGCTTCCAAAAGAGGTGCTTAGAGCTACTTGGCAGTTTGCAGCATTTATGGATAGGCAAGATTGCCCAGAGAGAAaagtacatat ATACCTGCAATGGGGCAGTTACCCTGTGATATCTATAAATAACGATACATTTCCTAATGATATGTATCATAAACGTAATCATACCTTTAGGGTTTCTGCATTTACAACATTTGAGCTAAAAACCATTGCGACTATACCAGTTTATGGACCAGAAGCTGGAGATTGGTTTGTTGGAGCATATTTGTCTCACTGGGATGAAAAGGTTCAACAGCAG GGACTTAGCCACAAATGCCACTACAGTATAGGTTCTGTAGCCGTATGGACACAAACCAATGGTATTGAAAATATTCCTATTGGTTACCAGCAAACATTAAGAACAAAAAAATCTACTTCTTACTACAA GATATATGTCCCGTCAGGAACATGGAATCTTCGTGTACATATTTGGGGTTGCAATTTTATCGTGCATAAATCTCGTAATGTACATGaactttgtattaaaaatatggCACTAAAAGGGCGTTCTTTGCCCGTTTTCAATCACTCTCAATCATTTGAAACTGGAAATTTAACTATGCTGGGTTCATATACCTTTACAGAATCTTCCCCTTATGAAgatagttattattatttaatgattATTTCGGATAGTATTATTGAAGTAAATGTGAAGGTAGTCACTTCAG AATGCCCAATTAGAGTAACAGAAGAAACTTTTGCAAAACAATATTCAGATACACCTATCTTTTCTAAAGCATTAGCTCAATTGCGcatgaaatatttaacaaaacttCATTCATATCATGGTGAAGATAGATATAATGAATCATTTTATAATGGAGATGTTATGAAAGATCAATTTCGTATATCAGATGAATATTTTGATGATCCATGTTTCCCAAGATATCAGTTTACTAGAATTAAGTACTCACAAATATCTTCAGGGTTCTATATGCTACAG AATAAAGAATGGTTAACTTCTTGGGTAATGTTAACTGATGTGCATCCAGTAATAACGCAGTTTGATATTTTGCCATTAATTGATATTGGTGGTACACTTGTTATAAGTGCTCATTTGGAAACGGATAAA ATAGGAACAAGGCAATTAATTAAAGTTATACTTTGCGTTCAGCGTGGGCGAATTTCAAATAGGATTaacgataatattatatgtgaAAATTCCGAAATGTCAATGATCTTGTCTTCATCTGATAGACACGATAGAACATTATTGATACCATATCCACAAGCAGATACTTGGTATATTAGTTTAGAGACAACGTGCTATTTTAATGG AAATCCTGTTGGTTGTGGAATGAAAGGAATTTTCGTATCATTGGATATACGAACTAGGGAATGTGTATTTGCTGGAAATCATCCATGTGGTCATCATGGAATTTGTCAAGAAGTTCATCGTGATATTCTTTATTATACAACATGCAAATGTTTTGAAG GATACAAAGGATGGGGCTGCACCGATGCTACTAGCGCCAATCCAGAATCTTCTCTTCTTATAACAACATTGATACTAACTTTAAGTAATGGTTTCTTCATACCTGCTATATATTTAGCTGTTAAACGCGGATTATATACCGAGGGATTAGTCTATTTGGCAACTATGCTTTTTTCATCTCTGTACCATGTTTGTGATCAACATGTTATAACTTATTGCGTTGCTAAATATGAA gTTTTGCAATACAGTGACTTTTTTTCAAGTATATTAGCATTTTGGGTAACACTTGTTGCAATGGCTGAAATACCGATTCGTTTTGTATCATTATGTCATATGTTTGGAGTTCTTATTATAGCTTTTGGCGTTGAATCCAATAAAACAAGTTTAACTAGTATATTAGTACCACTAGGAATGGGCATTATGATCCCA ATGGGGACATATGCTTATCGTTGTTTTCACTTGAGAAGGTTGAAAAAGCCTGATAGGATCCCAAAGTTATTAGCAGGATTAACACTAGCTGTTGTAGGTTTATTGCTCTTTTCATTAGTTGAGACAGAGGCCAATTATCAG TATGTTCATAGTGCATGGCATATGATAATGGCGATCTCATTGATATTTCTTTTACCACCATCGCGGTTAGAGCAAATTGGCTGTTCGGGTACCAGCTCGTTTAGCGATGACAGTGAATTACTTGATTATAAGGACATACCAGGTAGTCCAATTTTTACGGTAACGAGTGGTCAGGAAAATCTGGTAATTGCATCAAATTGA
- the LOC100645364 gene encoding transmembrane protein 8B isoform X3, translated as MYHKRNHTFRVSAFTTFELKTIATIPVYGPEAGDWFVGAYLSHWDEKVQQQGLSHKCHYSIGSVAVWTQTNGIENIPIGYQQTLRTKKSTSYYKIYVPSGTWNLRVHIWGCNFIVHKSRNVHELCIKNMALKGRSLPVFNHSQSFETGNLTMLGSYTFTESSPYEDSYYYLMIISDSIIEVNVKVVTSECPIRVTEETFAKQYSDTPIFSKALAQLRMKYLTKLHSYHGEDRYNESFYNGDVMKDQFRISDEYFDDPCFPRYQFTRIKYSQISSGFYMLQVDFQNKEWLTSWVMLTDVHPVITQFDILPLIDIGGTLVISAHLETDKIGTRQLIKVILCVQRGRISNRINDNIICENSEMSMILSSSDRHDRTLLIPYPQADTWYISLETTCYFNGNPVGCGMKGIFVSLDIRTRECVFAGNHPCGHHGICQEVHRDILYYTTCKCFEGYKGWGCTDATSANPESSLLITTLILTLSNGFFIPAIYLAVKRGLYTEGLVYLATMLFSSLYHVCDQHVITYCVAKYEVLQYSDFFSSILAFWVTLVAMAEIPIRFVSLCHMFGVLIIAFGVESNKTSLTSILVPLGMGIMIPMGTYAYRCFHLRRLKKPDRIPKLLAGLTLAVVGLLLFSLVETEANYQYVHSAWHMIMAISLIFLLPPSRLEQIGCSGTSSFSDDSELLDYKDIPGSPIFTVTSGQENLVIASN; from the exons ATGTATCATAAACGTAATCATACCTTTAGGGTTTCTGCATTTACAACATTTGAGCTAAAAACCATTGCGACTATACCAGTTTATGGACCAGAAGCTGGAGATTGGTTTGTTGGAGCATATTTGTCTCACTGGGATGAAAAGGTTCAACAGCAG GGACTTAGCCACAAATGCCACTACAGTATAGGTTCTGTAGCCGTATGGACACAAACCAATGGTATTGAAAATATTCCTATTGGTTACCAGCAAACATTAAGAACAAAAAAATCTACTTCTTACTACAA GATATATGTCCCGTCAGGAACATGGAATCTTCGTGTACATATTTGGGGTTGCAATTTTATCGTGCATAAATCTCGTAATGTACATGaactttgtattaaaaatatggCACTAAAAGGGCGTTCTTTGCCCGTTTTCAATCACTCTCAATCATTTGAAACTGGAAATTTAACTATGCTGGGTTCATATACCTTTACAGAATCTTCCCCTTATGAAgatagttattattatttaatgattATTTCGGATAGTATTATTGAAGTAAATGTGAAGGTAGTCACTTCAG AATGCCCAATTAGAGTAACAGAAGAAACTTTTGCAAAACAATATTCAGATACACCTATCTTTTCTAAAGCATTAGCTCAATTGCGcatgaaatatttaacaaaacttCATTCATATCATGGTGAAGATAGATATAATGAATCATTTTATAATGGAGATGTTATGAAAGATCAATTTCGTATATCAGATGAATATTTTGATGATCCATGTTTCCCAAGATATCAGTTTACTAGAATTAAGTACTCACAAATATCTTCAGGGTTCTATATGCTACAG GTTGATTTTCAGAATAAAGAATGGTTAACTTCTTGGGTAATGTTAACTGATGTGCATCCAGTAATAACGCAGTTTGATATTTTGCCATTAATTGATATTGGTGGTACACTTGTTATAAGTGCTCATTTGGAAACGGATAAA ATAGGAACAAGGCAATTAATTAAAGTTATACTTTGCGTTCAGCGTGGGCGAATTTCAAATAGGATTaacgataatattatatgtgaAAATTCCGAAATGTCAATGATCTTGTCTTCATCTGATAGACACGATAGAACATTATTGATACCATATCCACAAGCAGATACTTGGTATATTAGTTTAGAGACAACGTGCTATTTTAATGG AAATCCTGTTGGTTGTGGAATGAAAGGAATTTTCGTATCATTGGATATACGAACTAGGGAATGTGTATTTGCTGGAAATCATCCATGTGGTCATCATGGAATTTGTCAAGAAGTTCATCGTGATATTCTTTATTATACAACATGCAAATGTTTTGAAG GATACAAAGGATGGGGCTGCACCGATGCTACTAGCGCCAATCCAGAATCTTCTCTTCTTATAACAACATTGATACTAACTTTAAGTAATGGTTTCTTCATACCTGCTATATATTTAGCTGTTAAACGCGGATTATATACCGAGGGATTAGTCTATTTGGCAACTATGCTTTTTTCATCTCTGTACCATGTTTGTGATCAACATGTTATAACTTATTGCGTTGCTAAATATGAA gTTTTGCAATACAGTGACTTTTTTTCAAGTATATTAGCATTTTGGGTAACACTTGTTGCAATGGCTGAAATACCGATTCGTTTTGTATCATTATGTCATATGTTTGGAGTTCTTATTATAGCTTTTGGCGTTGAATCCAATAAAACAAGTTTAACTAGTATATTAGTACCACTAGGAATGGGCATTATGATCCCA ATGGGGACATATGCTTATCGTTGTTTTCACTTGAGAAGGTTGAAAAAGCCTGATAGGATCCCAAAGTTATTAGCAGGATTAACACTAGCTGTTGTAGGTTTATTGCTCTTTTCATTAGTTGAGACAGAGGCCAATTATCAG TATGTTCATAGTGCATGGCATATGATAATGGCGATCTCATTGATATTTCTTTTACCACCATCGCGGTTAGAGCAAATTGGCTGTTCGGGTACCAGCTCGTTTAGCGATGACAGTGAATTACTTGATTATAAGGACATACCAGGTAGTCCAATTTTTACGGTAACGAGTGGTCAGGAAAATCTGGTAATTGCATCAAATTGA